In Pseudomonas sp. ADAK2, the genomic window CCACCCATCGCAGCGGCAGCGGCAGCGGCGGCCTTCGGTGGCGACCAGACGTTTTCCCACGCGGCACGGGACCGTTTGCTCGCGCAACGCCAATCGTTGCTCGCCGACTTGCAGGGCGCCGCGCACCTGAGGTTTTGCGAACCCTCGGGGGCGTTTTATCTGTTTATGGATATCAGCCAAACCCTCGGCAAATCCTACCGGGGCCGATTGATTGCGGATGACGAAGCGTTCTGCTCCGTGCTGCTGGAGGAATACGGCGTGGCGCTGATCCCCGGCAGCTTTTTTGGCGCGCCCGGCCACGCGAGATTGTCGTATTCCGGCAATGCCGGGCAGGTCAAGTCCGGCGTCGTGCGCTTGAAAGAGTTCCTGGCAGCCCTGTCGTGACTGTCGGTGAAGTTCGTGCGTTGCGGGTGACCGCGAGCAGCTCAGCGTTTCATTGGGAAAGGGTGGTGGCGCGCCGCCGCCCCTCTCCTGCCAAGCCGAAGCGAACGTAGGGAAGCGGTTTTATATAAGGAAATACCTTGATGAAAAATGCCTTTGCAATCGTCGGCTGCGGCGCGACGGCCATTGCCTTCCTGCAGCGTCACCTCGATCGCGTCGCGGCTTGTGTCGCTCCGGCCGGAACCATTTATCTCTTCGAAAAACGCGATGACTTCGGACGCGGTGCGGCCTATGAGGATGATCTCGAAAGCAACATCCTCAACACCAAGACCAGCCTGATTACGCCCTACCCCCATCTCCCAGGTCATTTCCAGGGCTGGCTCGAAAAACATCCAGCCGCGTGGCGGCGTGCGTTCCCCGCCTTTAACCCGCTACCGGACAGCTATGCGCCGCGGGCGTTGTTCGGCGTTTACTTGCAGGATCAGCTCAAGAAAATCGTGCTGCGCGGCGCCTCCCTAGGCTGTCAGTTAGTGCTGATGAATGCAGAGGTCTGTGCGATCGACCTGATCGATAGCGCGGAGACCGTGCGCACGCGTTGCGGGTTGAGCATCCGCACCGAAAAGGTCTTCCTGTTCTGTGGCGCCCTGAGCAAGAAAACCGATCCCGGCCAGCAGGACGAGCGCTCGCTGGATACGCCTTATCCGGTTTCGCGCCTTCTCGAAAAGATTTCCCCGGATGAACGCGTGGCGGTGATCGGCGCGCGATTGAGCGCTATCGATACCGTGATCGCGCTCATCGAAGGCGGGCATCGCGGTGTGATTCGCATGCATTCGCGCAGTGGCTATTTCCCTGTGGCTCGCGGCACCCAGGAACGTGTCGAACTCAAGCACCTGACCCAGGAAGGCATCCGCGCGCTCGTCGCGCAAAATGGGCCCTTGCAGATCAGCGACCTGGTCGCGCTGTTTCGCAAGGAACTGGCCGCTCAGGACCCGACCTCGGCAAGCGTCGTGATCCCCTTGCCAGCCCCTCCGACCGACGTCATCAGCTTCATCGAAAACGAGATCACGCTCTCGCAATCGCCACGTATCTGGCAAGCCATCCTCTACGCGACCAACGGCTTCATTGAGTACCTTTGGCAGTCGCTGGACGACACCGCGCAAGCCAGGTTCATGAGCGAGTATTTCAGCTTCTTCATGGCCTACCGCGTCTCGATCCCGGTGGAAAACGCGCGCAAGATCCTCAGTTACCTTCGCAGTGGCCAGCTCGAATTCGTAGCCGGCTCATTCGCCGCGCCCGCGCCAGATGATTCACAGGGACTGGCCATTCGGGGGATTGGCTGGGCGTATGTTTATAACCGCGTGATCTACGCGATCGGCTTCCCGCGGGACGCCAACTTGCTGGAGTCGACGTTGCTGGCCTCGCTCCTGAAGAACGGCACGGCAACCTGTCATCCGATGGGCGGAATCTGCATCGACCCGGACACTTATCGCATTCAGGGCAGGATGGGCTCGGCACGGCATATTTATGCGGTCGGTGAACTCACCGTTGGCCAGCTGTTCTTCACCTCGGCGCTCGAAATCAACGGGCGACACGCCTTCCGCTGCGCGGACGCGATGGAATGGATAGAAGGAACCCAAAGGGTTGAACGCGTGGAAGAGCATGTTTGAACACAACAAAGCCCTCGCAGAAATGCGAGGGCTTTGGCGTTTAAGCGGCGAGTGAAACCAGGTCTCAGTGACCCGCGCTCTGCCCACCATCGACGTGCAGAATCTCGCCAGTGACAAAGTTTGCAGTGTCGAGATAGACGATCGCCTGGGTGATGTCGTGGACTTCACCCATGTGCCCGACCGGGTGCAGTGCGCCCAGGGCCGCGTGGGTTTCTTCACTGTGCATCGGCGTCTTGATGATGCCAGGGCTCACCGCATTCACTCGAATCCCACGCTTGGCGTACTCAATGGCCAAGGACTTGGTCGCCGCGTTCAAGCCACCCTTGGTCAGCGACGCCAGTACCGATGGCACACCGTCAATTGCGTGATCCACCAGGCTGGTGGTGATGTTGACGACGTGACCGCTGCCCTGTTTTTCCATCTCGGTAATCGCGAGTTGGGTAATGTAGAAGAAGCCATTCAAGTTCACCGACAGCACCGCGGCGTAGTCTTCTTCGGTGTAAGCGGTAAACGGTTTGGCGACGAAGATCCCGGCGTTATTGACCAGAGTATCGACACGACCAAAGCGCTCAATCGCCTCGCGAATCACTTGCCGGGCTACTGCCGGATCGCCGATGTCGCCCGCCACCGTGTGGATGTCCGGATCGGTGGACGGTTTGATCGAACGCGAAGTGGCGACCACCTTGTAATCCAGATCACGAAACGCCTTGACCATGCCGGCGCCGAGACCTTGGGAAGCGCCCGTGATAACGATGACTTTTTTCGAGTTGCTCATGATGAACCTCAACTAATAAATGATGGTTTGAAAAAGTGATGAATCAGGCTTCAACAGGCGCCTGCGCCATTTGCCGCAACATCTGTTCGTAGTACTCGACCGACTGCGAACCGGACACCAGGTGACGGCCGTTCAGCACCATGGCCGGGACCGAATTGATGCCGCGCTCGCGATAAAACTCCTCAAGATCACGCACTTCCGTGGCGAACGCTCCGGATGCCAGAACCTCACGGGCAGACCCCGCATCCAGCCCCACTTCTGCCGCCAGTCGAACCAGCGTCTCGCGATCACTCAGGTTCTGGCCGTCAGTGAAATAGCCACGCAGCAAAGCTTTCTTCAGTGCGACCTGCCGCCCTTCCCGCAATGCCCACGTCAGCAATCGGTGCGCATCAAAGGTGTTGTAGAAGTGGCTGCGCTTCTCCAGATCGAAGGTGAAACCGAGGGCCTCGCCGCGAGCGATTTGCGTCGCTTTACCGGCGGCGACGTCTTCGGCGGTGCGTCCATATTTGCGCATCAAATGCTCGACCGCTTTCTCGCCGACTGCCGGCATGTCCGGGTTCAACTCGAAAGGCTTGTAAGTCAACTCGACCGACACCTCACCGGCCACGTTCTCGATCGCCTGCTCCAACGCCGTCGCACCCAACGCACACCACGGGCACACCACGTCGGAGATGAAATCGATAGCGACAGTCGCGGTCATGACTTGCCCTCCGCGTCAGCCAGCTGCTTGCGGTACTGGGTGGTGGAGATGCCGGCGTAACCCCAGTTATCGGTGTCGACTTCTTCGATCACGATGTGGGTCAGGTG contains:
- a CDS encoding FAD/NAD(P)-binding protein, whose translation is MKNAFAIVGCGATAIAFLQRHLDRVAACVAPAGTIYLFEKRDDFGRGAAYEDDLESNILNTKTSLITPYPHLPGHFQGWLEKHPAAWRRAFPAFNPLPDSYAPRALFGVYLQDQLKKIVLRGASLGCQLVLMNAEVCAIDLIDSAETVRTRCGLSIRTEKVFLFCGALSKKTDPGQQDERSLDTPYPVSRLLEKISPDERVAVIGARLSAIDTVIALIEGGHRGVIRMHSRSGYFPVARGTQERVELKHLTQEGIRALVAQNGPLQISDLVALFRKELAAQDPTSASVVIPLPAPPTDVISFIENEITLSQSPRIWQAILYATNGFIEYLWQSLDDTAQARFMSEYFSFFMAYRVSIPVENARKILSYLRSGQLEFVAGSFAAPAPDDSQGLAIRGIGWAYVYNRVIYAIGFPRDANLLESTLLASLLKNGTATCHPMGGICIDPDTYRIQGRMGSARHIYAVGELTVGQLFFTSALEINGRHAFRCADAMEWIEGTQRVERVEEHV
- a CDS encoding DsbA family oxidoreductase codes for the protein MTATVAIDFISDVVCPWCALGATALEQAIENVAGEVSVELTYKPFELNPDMPAVGEKAVEHLMRKYGRTAEDVAAGKATQIARGEALGFTFDLEKRSHFYNTFDAHRLLTWALREGRQVALKKALLRGYFTDGQNLSDRETLVRLAAEVGLDAGSAREVLASGAFATEVRDLEEFYRERGINSVPAMVLNGRHLVSGSQSVEYYEQMLRQMAQAPVEA
- a CDS encoding tautomerase family protein: MPFVSVRITRDGVTSEQKAQVIAEITETLQRVLKKDPHLTHIVIEEVDTDNWGYAGISTTQYRKQLADAEGKS
- a CDS encoding SDR family NAD(P)-dependent oxidoreductase — its product is MSNSKKVIVITGASQGLGAGMVKAFRDLDYKVVATSRSIKPSTDPDIHTVAGDIGDPAVARQVIREAIERFGRVDTLVNNAGIFVAKPFTAYTEEDYAAVLSVNLNGFFYITQLAITEMEKQGSGHVVNITTSLVDHAIDGVPSVLASLTKGGLNAATKSLAIEYAKRGIRVNAVSPGIIKTPMHSEETHAALGALHPVGHMGEVHDITQAIVYLDTANFVTGEILHVDGGQSAGH